From the genome of Labrus bergylta chromosome 12, fLabBer1.1, whole genome shotgun sequence, one region includes:
- the itga5 gene encoding integrin alpha-5 — protein MGLGRFDVKTPGTAELLARSVLCMIGLLLTFSQPVCEAFNLDVESPAVYSGPEGSYFGYSVDFYLADSASASVVIGAPKANTWQVNVTEGGSVFYCPWSFNQSDCHTIAFDPEGDRTVFINDTEHKIDFKSHQWFGATVRSHGDTILACAPLYSWRTEKDDPRSDATGTCYLSAHNFTKFVEYAPCRTEISDAMGQGYCQGGFSADFTTDGKVVLGGPGSYYWQGQVISAAKEDIIKAYYPGYFMQSVENQIQTKQVQAKHDDSYQGYSVAVGEFSGDQVEDFVAGVPKGLKLYGSVSILNGTDLKTMINYTGEQMGSYFGYAVATTDINSDGMADLLVGAPMFMVRGSDGRLEEMGRVYIYLQQGLLNLTLLLPHLTGTQVFGRFGSTIAPLGDLNQDGFNDVAISAPFGGEDRQGLVYIYNGYSGGLRENPSQVIAGQWAAGTFPASFGFALRGDKDLDMNGYPDLIVGAFGVNKAVLYRSRPIVNTSATLTVHPTMINPEEKNCMISNGNNSIPVSCVNLSFCISADGKHLPDILDFQVEVLLDSHKHKQKGAVKRALFLDSQQPLQQKTVTVRRGERTCNHTKIYLREEKDFRDKLSSIYVALNFSLDPSAAADSQGLRPILNYQTTNVIEQKTQILLDCGEDNICVPDLKLAVHGNRKEVYLGDDNSLTLTFNYRNEGEGGAYEAELYVILPPEADYSGIARNNESLTQLTCSYETENQTRYLSCDLGNPMKPGTDLWAGLRFTVPRLKDSHKTVQFDLQIRSKNENNSHSEVVPYKLEVVVQADVILQGVSRPDKVFFPPANWKVTKTQEVEQDVGPAVEHIYELVNNGPSRISHTHLELRCPLSVQGHTILYPLEFSTEGPINCTADKHMNYLHLKLQRTSTEAPILALKAHDHRVERRDVNRNQLAHLTNLSCSNAECWTLQCKVGLLEKGTTAILKVRSRVWAETFIERSYKQYVMECLSRYSVKTMPYAILPKHSPSGHKKVVTPIVWNKPDIENSVPLWIIILAILAGLLLLALLIYVLYKFGFFKRSLPYGTAMEKAQLKPQAASEA, from the exons tgcaAGTGTGGTAATAGGAGCGCCAAAGGCCAACACATGGCAGGTAAATGTTACGGAGGGAGGATCGGTCTTCTACTGTCCATGGAGTTTCAACCAGTCAGATTGTCATACCATCGCGTTTGATCCTGAAG GGGATCGCACTGTCTTTATCAATGACACAGAACATAAGATCGATTTCAAGTCCCACCAATGGTTCGGCGCCACTGTGCGATCACACGGTGACACAATTCTG GCCTGCGCCCCCCTTTACTCCTGGAGAACGGAAAAGGATGACCCCCGCTCTGACGCTACAGGAACATGCTACCTCTCAGCGCATAATTTCACAAAGTTTGTGGAGTATGCTCCCTGTCGAACAG AGATCAGTGATGCGATGGGACAGGGCTACTGTCAGGGAGGATTCAGTGCTGACTTCACAACG gATGGCAAAGTGGTATTAGGAGGACCAGGCAGCTACTACTGGCAAG GTCAGGTTATCTCTGCAGCTAAGGAGGACATCATTAAAGCATACTACCCAGGCTATTTCATGCAGTCTGTGGAGAACCAGATCCAAACCAAACAGGTCCAGGCTAAACATGACGACAGCTACCAAG GCTACTCAGTTGCTGTTGGGGAATTTAGTGGCGATCAGGTGGAGG ATTTTGTGGCTGGCGTTCCAAAAGGACTCAAGCTTTACGGTTCG GTGTCTATCCTGAACGGTACAGATCTGAAGACCATGATTAACTACACTGGCGAGCAG ATGGGATCATATTTTGGCTATGCAGTGGCAACAACTGACATCAACAGTGACGG GATGGCTGATCTGCTGGTGGGAGCACCGATGTTCATGGTCCGAGGCTCTGATGGGCGTCTGGAAGAGATGGGCCGGGTCTATATTTACCTTCAGCAAGGCCTCCTGAACTTGACACTCCTCCTACCTCACCTGACAGGCACGCAGGTCTTTGGGAGATTTGGCAGCACCATTGCCCCGTTGGGAGATCTGAACCAGGATGGTTTCAACG ACGTGGCAATCAGCGCTCCGTTTGGAGGTGAGGATCGGCAGGGACTGGTCTACATCTATAACGGATACTCAGGAGGTCTCAGGGAAAATCCATCTCAGGTGATCGCTGGCCAGTGGGCCGCTGGAACTTTCCCTGCCAGCTTTGGATTTGCTCTCAGAGGTGATAAGGACCTGGACATGAATGGATACCCAG ATCTCATCGTTGGTGCGTTTGGTGTTAATAAGGCAGTTCTCTAcag ATCGCGCCCAATTGTAAACACCAGTGCCACTCTGACAGTTCACCCCACTATGATCAACCCTGAGGAGAAGAACTGCATGATCTCCAATGGAAACAACAGCATTCCTGTTTCCTG CGTCAACCTGAGTTTCTGCATATCTGCAGATGGGAAGCACCTTCCAGACATCCTGG ATTTCCAGGTGGAGGTGCTTCTCGATAGCCACAAGCACAAGCAGAAAGGGGCGGTGAAGAGGGCTTTGTTTTTGGATTCACAGCAGCCGTTACAGCAGAAAACTGTGACGGTGAGGCGTGGCGAGCGGACGTGCAACCACACCAAGATCTACCTAAGG GAAGAGAAAGACTTCAGGGATAAGCTCTCCTCCATTTATGTGGCCTTGAACTTCAGCTTGGATCCGTCAGCAGCAGCGGACTCCCAAGGCCTGCGGCCTATCCTCAACTATCAGACCACCAATGTGATCGAGCAGAAG ACTCAAATTCTGCTGGACTGCGGAGAAGATAACATCTGTGTTCCTGACTTGAAGCTGGCAGTGCACGG GAACAGGAAGGAAGTCTACCTGGGTGATGACAACTCGCTGACCTTGACTTTCAACTACAGGAATGAGGGTGAGGGAGGGGCGTACGAGGCAGAGCTGTATGTGATCCTCCCTCCTGAAGCTGACTACAGCGGTATCGCCCGAAATAATGAG AGCCTGACCCAGCTGACCTGCAGTTATGAGACGGAAAACCAGACCCGATACCTCAGCTGTGATTTGGGCAACCCCATGAAGCCTGGTACCGAT CTGTGGGCGGGTCTGCGTTTCACGGTGCCACGGCTGAAGGACTCACACAAAACTGTCCAGTTTGATCTGCAGATTCGCAG CAAAAATGAGAACAATTCCCACAGCGAGGTTGTCCCCTACAAGCTGGAGGTGGTTGTTCAGGCTGATGTCATTCTTCAAGG CGTGTCTCGACCAGATAAGGTCTTCTTCCCGCCGGCCAACTGGAAAGTGACCAAAACCCAAGAGGTGGAGCAGGACGTCGGGCCTGCAGTGGAACACATCTATGAG CTTGTAAACAACGGGCCCAGTCGGATCAGCCACACCCACCTCGAACTCCGCTGCCCCCTCAGTGTGCAGGGCCATACCATCCTTTACCCACTGGAGTTCTCCACAGAGGGCCCCATCAACTGCACAGCCGACAAACACATGAACTACCTACACCTCAAA CTCCAGCGCACATCCACAGAAGCACCGATCCTCGCGCTAAAGGCTCACGATCACCGAGTCGAGAGGAGAGACGTCAACAGAAATCAACTTGCTCATTTGACAAACTTG TCCTGTTCTAACGCTGAGTGCTGGACGCTGCAGTGCAAAGTCGGTCTTCTGGAGAAGGGGACTACAGCGATCCTCAAAGTACGATCCCGCGTCTGGGCCGAGACTTTCATCGAG AGATCCTACAAGCAGTATGTGATGGAGTGCCTGTCCAGATACAGCGTGAAGACGATGCCATACGCCATCCTGCCCAAACATTCTCCAAGTGGACACAAAAAG GTGGTGACCCCAATTGTGTGGAACAAGCCTGATATCGAGAACTCGGTTCCTCTGTGGATCATCATATTGGCCATTTTGGCTGGTTTACTGCTCCTGGCTCTGCTAATATACGTCCTATACAAG TTCGGCTTCTTCAAAAGGTCTCTACCGTACGGCACGGCCATGGAGAAAGCTCAACTCAAACCACAGGCTGCCTCCGAGGCCTAG